One window of the Thermoanaerobaculia bacterium genome contains the following:
- a CDS encoding DoxX family protein — translation MLYGFMRFVVAALYTCHGAQKLFGVLGGRPVPRPSLLFAAAVVEIVAGPLIAIGLFTRVAAFAASGEMAVGYFTQHAPSSFWPIVNKGELAVAFCFVFLFVAAVGSGTFGVDRTLRRP, via the coding sequence TTGCTCTACGGTTTCATGCGCTTCGTGGTCGCCGCGCTGTACACGTGCCACGGCGCCCAGAAGCTTTTCGGCGTGCTCGGCGGCCGCCCGGTCCCGCGTCCCTCCCTCCTCTTCGCCGCCGCGGTCGTCGAGATCGTCGCGGGGCCGCTGATCGCGATCGGTCTCTTCACGCGGGTCGCGGCATTCGCCGCTTCCGGCGAGATGGCCGTCGGCTACTTCACGCAGCACGCGCCGAGCTCGTTCTGGCCGATCGTCAACAAGGGCGAGCTCGCCGTCGCCTTCTGCTTCGTTTTCCTCTTCGTGGCGGCGGTCGGGAGCGGGACGTTCGGCGTCGACCGGACACTCCGGCGGCCCTGA